Proteins found in one Zea mays cultivar B73 chromosome 1, Zm-B73-REFERENCE-NAM-5.0, whole genome shotgun sequence genomic segment:
- the LOC118476040 gene encoding uncharacterized protein, with the protein MARRICSLSSTPWARAPLSMDGVQKNFPAPPTTPFFPKSQEQPLPFSLQRPVRFSSSRLPFFTWPNTAPCPWMQQQLALADASARPAAFAPLFPCSFSLTQQQSYLPCTVPLSARSAAVASKFPAPNFSCHEQQLRRLRAARCFALRSEQHVGMPAGCLLFCAAPSSSSFTPVRPRRSLFDFASTLFSYD; encoded by the coding sequence ATGGCGCGACGCATCTGCTCCCTGTCCTCCACTCCATGGGCACGAGCTCCACTTTCCATGGATGGCGTCCAGAAAAATTTTCCAGCTCCTCCCACGACGCCCTTTTTCCCCAAGAGCCAGGAGCAGCCGCTCCCATTTTCCTTGCAGCGCCCTGTTCGTTTTTCGTCCAGCCGGCTCCCCTTTTTCACATGGCCGAACACAGCTCCCTGTCCATGGATGCAGCAGCAGCTCGCCCTGGCCGACGCCTCTGCTCGGCCAGCAGCCTTCGCGCCCCTGTTCCCCTGCTCGTTCTCCCTTACGCAGCAGCAGTCGTACCTTCCCTGCACAGTGCCCCTCTCTGCTCGGTCAGCAGCCGTGGCATCCAAGTTCCCCGCGCCCAACTTTTCTTGCCATGAGCAGCAGCTCCGACGTCTCCGCGCGGCTCGCTGCTTTGCACTGCGCAGCGAACAGCACGTCGGGATGCCTGCCGGGTGTTTGCTGTTTTGCGCAgccccgtcgtcgtcgtcattcACCCCGGTGAGACCGCGACGCTCCTTGTTCGATTTCGCATCGACATTATTTTCCTATGATTAA